In bacterium, a single window of DNA contains:
- a CDS encoding glycosyltransferase, producing MSAAATDALGTTAAPPPSLAVIVVNWNGRDHLPECIGSLLADGYDPLRIVVVDNASDDDSVRFCRDAF from the coding sequence GTGTCCGCCGCCGCCACTGACGCCCTCGGAACGACCGCGGCGCCGCCGCCGTCCCTGGCCGTGATCGTCGTCAACTGGAACGGTCGCGACCACCTGCCCGAGTGCATCGGTTCCCTGCTCGCCGACGGCTACGACCCCCTGCGCATCGTCGTCGTCGACAACGCGTCGGACGACGACTCGGTCCGGTTCTGCCGCGACGCCTTCC